The Hypnocyclicus thermotrophus nucleotide sequence AAAAATTTATAAAATTACATAGATATTTTTTCTTAGGTGGTGTTGTAGGAGTAACATTAATTGGATTAAATAATTTAGTTCTTTTAAAATTGGGACCGAGTTTAACAGTAGCTATTACACTAATATCTCAAATGATTTTTTCGACGATTATAGATTATTTTGGCTTTTTTGGATTTGAAAAGAAAAAAATTAATAGAGAAAAAATTCAAAGTATATTTATTATATTTATAGGTATACTATTTTTAGTGATAGAAAGGGGATAAAATGTATTTTTTATTGGCATTTTTAGTAGGGGTTTTAGTGCTTCTTAGTATAATAATTAATTCAAAATTAGCTAATTGTATGGGAATGTATAGTTCTATGATTATTACTTATTTTATATCAATAATAATTCTGTTAGTATCAATGATATTTTTTAATAAAAATATAGTAGTTGATTTTAGTATAGATAATTTTTATATTTATTTAGGTGGAGCATTGGGAATAATAGTATTATTTTTATCAAATAATATTGTAGGGAAAATACCTGCCGTTAATATGACAATATTTATAATTGTTGGTCAATTAATTACAGCATTTATTATAGAGTTAATTATGTATAATAATTTTGAAATAAAAAAAGTTCTAGGGAATTTAATTATTCTTTATGGAATAAAAAAATTACCTAGAAAATAGAATTAAAAATAATAAATAAAAAAAGATGAAAATTTTTTCATCTTTTTTATAAATTAGAAAATTTTTTTATTAAGAAAAATTCTTTTTTTATATAGTTGTTTTTTATACAATAAAGAATAGTATTATAAATATTTTTTTGAGTTCCATCAATAAATACTCCATTTTGATTTATTGATATTAATACATGAAATTTTTTTTCTAATTTATTTACTTTATTCTCGGGTATATCATATTGAAAAATATTAATAAATTTTCCATCAATATTTATTAAATATAAGTTTCTATATTTTTTTTCATCTTCTAATCCTTCTAAAAGATAATAATTTTTATAAATATTTTTAGTAATCACAGATTCAAAAGCTCCGGTATTGGAGATGAAATATTTTTTTTCTTTTTCAGAATATATAACATTTAAAACTCTTCCTACATTATCAATATAATTACCTTCTTTGATACTAATGATTTTTCCATCGTTATTTTTTATGATGTTTTTTTTAACTTTTATACTAGGATAACAAGCTGTAAACAATAATAAAAAAATTAATAAATAAATTTTGTTTTTCATAGGATAAACCCCTTTATTTTATAAGATTTAAATCTTTCGCCATTTTTTCAAAAGCAGAAATACTTCTTTTTATCATATTAAAATCTACACAATATGACATTCTAAAATATCCAGGACATCCAAACCCACTACCAGGAACTAATAAAATATTATATTTTGTAGCAAATTTTACAAATTCTATATCGTTTTTAATAGGTGATTTTGGAAATAAATAAAACGTTCCTTCTGGATTTACCATAGTAAATCCAAGTCTAGTTAAATTATCATACAAAAAATCTCTCTTTTCTTGATAATCGGCAATATTTACAGAAGAGTTTATACCATCTGCTACAGCTTTTTGTGCAAGTGCTGGAGCATTACCAAACCCAAGAGTTCTATTACAGAAAATAAGTGCATTCATTAAAATAGAAACATTTTCTATTTTAGGATTAACTGCAATATAACCTATTCTTTCTCCTGCAAGTCCAAGAGATTTACTAAATGAATTTACAATAATACCATTTTCAAAAATATTTAAAATATTAGGAATTTTTATATTATTATAAACAATTTTAGAGTATGGTTCATCAGAAATTATAAAAATTTTAGAATTGAATTCTTCTTCTTTTTCTTTTATAACTAGCGACATTTCTTTTAAAATATTTTCTTTATATACTACTCCAGTTGGATTATTAGGCGAATTTATAATAATAGCTTTAGTTTTTTTAGTTATTTTCTTTTTTAATTCATCTAAATTTGGTTGAAAATTAGTTTTTTCATTATTGATAGTTACCATAATTCCATTATGATTTTGAATATAAAAGCCATATTCTACAAAGTATGGAGTAAAGACAATAACTTCTTCTCCAGGATTTAAAATAGCTCTAAGAACAGTATTTAAAGCTCCAGCAGCCCCACAAGTCATTACAACATGTTCATAACTAAGTTTTTTATCAATGATATTTTTATTAATTTCATTAGCCATAGTTTTTCTAACATCTAAAAAACCAGCATTACTCATATATCTGTGTACACCTTTTTCAGAAGAATGTTTAATAAGAGAGTTTATTACTTCAATAGGAGGTTCTGCAAATGGATTTCCTATGCTATAGTCATATATATTTTCTTTTCCATGTATTTTTGCCAGTCGTTCTCCTTCTTCAAACATTTTTCTTATCCAAGATGAATTTTGCATATTTTTATTAATCTCATTTGAAATCATACTGTCCCCCTTTTATTTTATAACATTTATTAAATCAACTTTTAAGTTTATCAATAGCTTTTTCAAATTCTAATCTTGTTATTCCAAAACTATTTAACCTATTTAAAAATTGTTTTGCATTACAATATCCTATACGAAGTATTTTTCCTAATTTATCTCTTCTTTCTTTTGAATCAATTTTACCAGATAAACCATTATCAATAATATCATTAATTGTAAAAACATTTTCATTAGTATTTATTTTAAATTTTGCATTTTTTAAAGCTGTAATAATAGCTTCTGGAGAAGCGTTTTCTACTCCAATATTATTATTTTTTCTTCCTTCTTTTCTAGTGATATATGCATGTTTTACATTAGGAATTTGAGATTCGATTATTTTTCGTATTTTTTCTCCTGCAAAATCAGGATCAGTAAGAATTATTATTTCTTTTTTTTCACTAGCTTTTTTTATTTTATCTAGACTATTATTTTTATGCACTGAATAACCATGCACGGCGATAACTTCTGCATTAACTGCTCTTTTTACAGCAGATATATCATCTTTTCCTTCAACCACAATTATATCTTCTATATTTAATTTCGACATTAATTACTCCTTAATTTTTATTTAAATTCAAAAAATTATATCATAACTTTTATAAATTATCAAACATAAAAGTATATTGTTAAATAATGAAATATACTACCAAATAATACAAAAATATGCCAAACGGTATGATGATATTTAAATAATCTAAATGCAAAAAATATAGTGCCTAATGTATAAAAAATACCGCCAATTGTTAAAAAAATAAAACCATTTATAGATAAAACAGGAAGTAAAGGTTTTATAGAAAAAACTATCATCCACCCCATAATTATATATATTATAGTAGCAAATCCTACATATTTATGTACCCAAATACTTTTAAATATTGTTCCAATTAAAACAAAAATCCACTGAATAATAAAAATTGTCCAACCAATTTTATTGTTTAATAAAATTAAACAAAACGGAGTATAGCTTCCGGCGATAAGAAAATATATAGAAATATGGTCAAATTTTTCAAATATTTTTTTTGATTTTCCTTTTGGAAATGCATGATATATAGAAGACATAGTATACAGATTTATCAAACTAAGGCCAAAAATAATATAACTAACTGTGTGAAGAGTGTCTTTGATTATATAAGCTTTTATCATTAGAAAAATAAAACCAACAACAGAAATTATTGCTCCAATTGCATGTGTTATTGAATGAGAAATTTCTTCTTCTTTTGAAAAATTATTTATTATTTTCATATTTTATAACCACCTTTTTAATTAAGAGTTCTATTGCAATATCGTCTTTTATTAAACCATTTTTTATATTTGCCTCAGTTATCAAAATTTCTTTTAAAATTTCTTTAATGCTGCTTATAGTATATTTATTAATATATTTTAATTTTTTAAATACAGAATATGGATGTGTATTATTAAAAAGATATTTATTATTTTCATAACTATTTTTAAATTTATTATAATTATTAGTATTAATTATTTTGCCTTCATTGATTAATAGAGTTAATTTTAAAATGTTTTGAAATTCTTTTGTTAGAGTATAGAGAATAAGCATATGTGATTTGTCTTTATTAATCATTTTATATACTTCATTAGGATTTCCAAGTAAAAGATTTTCAATAGCTTCAAAACTATTATATTCTTCATTTATTGAGATTATATTTTTAGCTTTTTCAATATAAAATTCTTCTTCATAAAAATAATTTTTTATTTTTTCAATTTCATTTTTTATTTTATAAATGTCATGACCTATCATTTCTGTAAGTTTAAAAGCGTCATTTGTACTTATCTTTAATTCATTTTTTATATAATTAATATAAAAATCTTTTTCATTTTTAGTTTCTCCAATTATCACTTTTGCAAATGATTCACATTCTTTTATTTGCTTTGCAGTAAGTTTTTTATTTATTAAAATTATTACTATTTTATTTAAAATATTAAAATTTGAAATGGTTTTTATAAAATTAGACAATTTTGAAAGTTTTTCAGCTCTTTTTAATATAATAGTTTCATTATTTCCAAACATGTTGTTTGTAGATATTTTTTGCAAAAAATTTTCAAAATCTTCTTTTTGGGTAGCATCAAAAGTGATAATAGGATAATTGTTTTTTTTAATTAATTTATTGTATTCTAATTCAATAGAATAATCACCAGTTAAAATGTAAAACATTTTACTCCTTCCAAAATTATATTTAAAATCTTAAGTTTTTAAAATACTTCATCCCATATATATTTTGGTTCCATACCAAGATATATATCAAAATTACCATATTTTTTTATTTGAGAGATGATCTCTTTATAACTATCAATTCTTATTTTTTTAAAATATCGTTCTTTACCATCTATTCCGATAATAAATTCATTATAAAATAAATCTGTGTTTTTCTCAGCAAGGACTTTTTGACGAAGACCTTTTTTATATCTTAAAGTTCCAATCCCTATATCTTTAATCCTAGTAGTATTAAGATTATTAAAAATATAATCAATCATTTTAGTATATTCATTAGTTCTATTTTTAATATTAATTATTGGATCAAATCGAAGTCCTATATTATATCCATGAGATTGCAGTTTTTTTGCTGCCTCTACTCTTTCTTTTAAATTATTTGTTTTTAATTCATATTTATCAATTATAGTATCTGGACTAAACGTAAATGAAATTAAAATATTTTCTTTAGCAGGATATTTTAATAAATTATTTATATTATTGCTTTTAGTTCGTATTTCAAGTATTAAATCTTTACGTTTTGAAAAATATTTTATTAAATCACTTGTAATATTTGTAAGATTATCCATAACAAGAGAATCATTCATTATACCACAGCTTATCATTATATTTTTCTTTTTAAAATTATCAAGTTCATAAAACATATCTGTTATATTTACATAAAATACAAATGCACCATGATTAAAATAATCTCTTAAATAGCAATACAAGCAATTAAAAGGGCAATTATTTTCATATGACAAATAATATTCTTCTTTTATTCCTTCTAATTGTTTATCAAGATAATATTTTTTTAAAAATTTTCCTTTTTTTACTGTAAATAAAGAGTATTTTTTTTCTTCTTCATAGGTTAAATTTTTCTTTTTAATTATATTAATAAATTCTTCTTCTGATGATACAATATTATAATTTTTTATTTTTTCTAGTATTTTAAGTCCTTTTTCATAATTTTTAATATCTTTAGTAATATATATTTTCTTCATTTTGTTCCTTTCTTAAATTTTTAAATCTTTATTTTTTTATTTATAGAACTTTAATTTTTAAATTTACAATTTTATTTGAAATAAAAGAATAATTGTATAAATATTAGTTTACATAAGTATAATTTTTATATAAAAAAATAGATATACATATGAAATTATTTTTTGTTTTATAAAATTATATATGCTTTTCATGTAATTCTTTAAGTATTTCTTTTATTGTATAATTTTCATTATCAAGTTGTAGTTCAAGAGCATGCTTAATAATATTTTTTATTTTTTTACTTTCAGTATAACCATTTTTTAATAATATTTTTCCATTTATAATAGGGACTATATTTTGCAATTGATTTAAATAGAGATTAATTTTATTTTCTATTTCAGGATAAGAATATTTTATTAAATAAATTATCTCAAGTGGAATATTATTTAATAAAAAATATATTTTAGAGTTTTTATTTGCAGTTTTCAATTTTTCAACAATAATTTTTCTTTCATTAATTCCAATCGATATTTTACGTATAAATTTATTTTTGAATCCAAATCTATGAAAAATAGTTTTTAAATCTTCACTATTAAGTCTTCTAAATAAAGTTATTAATAAAATTTGCCATGGTTTAACATTATTTTTAATAATTTCATCCTTATTTTCGAGTACTTTTTTAAAAATATTATATGTTGAAGGAGTAATAATTATATTTAAATTAAACTTTTCAAAAATATTAAATTTTTCAAATAAATTAAGCGCCTTATGAGGATTTTTATCTTTTAATATTTTAATAATCTCATTTTTTAACCTATCAAAACTGATTTTATTTAAAAATCCATCATTTACAGCTTGAATTAAAAATTTTTCAGTATCACTTTCTATATCAAAATTATATCTTGAAGCAAATCTAATAGCTCTTATTATTCTAGTAGGGTCTTCAATAAAGCTTAAATTATGTAAAATTTTTATTTTTTTATTAATTAAATCATAGTATCCATTATAATAATCAATAAGTTTTCCAAAATTATTATAATCTATTTCAAGAGCCATAGCATTTATAGTAAAATCTCTTCGATAAAGATCTTTATCAATACTGCTATAAGATACAGTAGGGAGCGATGTAGGATATTCGTAATATTCTAGCCTACTACTAGCTAGGTCTATATTTAAACCAGTTTCTAAAAAAATAATAGCAGTTTTAAATTTTTCATGAGTAATTATTTTTTTTATATTCAAAAAGACATTTAATTCTTTTGCAAATGCTATTGCATCTCCTTCAATAACAATATCTATATCAAGATTTTTAATATTTAATATTAGATCGCGTACAATTCCGCCAACTAAATATGCTTTTTCATTTCTATGCTTTGAAACTTTTTCAATAATATTAAAAATATCTATTATTTCTTTTGGAAATTTATTTAAAAGATTAATATTAATTATTTTAGGATTTTTCTCAACAGGCTTTTTTAAAATGAATTTTTGTTCATATAAATTTCTTAAAATGTCAGTTCGTGTAACTATTCCAATAAGTTTATTGTTTTCAACAATAGGAACTCTTCCAATTTCGTTTTCAATAATAATTTTTTTTAAATCTTCAATAGAAGTATTAGGAGTAGATATAATAATATTTGAAGTCATATAAGCTTTAACAGGGGCATTTGAAAAGCCGTGATGTATAGCTTTATCAATATCTCTACGGGAAATTATTCCAATTGGCGTATCATCTTTAATAACAGGAATGCCACTATAACCAAAATATATCATGATTTTATGTACATCTTTTATTTTTGCATCAGGTTTTACGTATTTAACAGGAGTACTCATTATATATTTAGCAGTTTTATTTTGAGGAATAAAATTAGAAATTTCATTTTTTAAATCAAGAAAAATTTCATTAATATTAACATTTCTTAAAAATCCAGAAGCAGCCTCGGAGTGACCACCACCATTAAATTTTTTTAAAATTTCATCTAATTTGATTGATTTTGATGTACTTCTAGCTATTATTGAAATATTGTTGTCATATGAATATAGTAAAAAACAAGCATCACAATCTTTTATATCCATTATTTTATTAGCGATAACATCGAGATTTTTATGAAATTTATTTCCAATAATTTTTGTAATAAAAATTTTATGTGAGTAATGATCTATAGTTTCTCCAGAATTTAAAAAATTTAAAAATAATTCAAATTCGTTTGTTTGAAGGTTTTTATTAACAAACTCTAAGACCATATCCAGATTTGCACCAAATTTTAATAATTTCGAAGCAAAATACATATCTTCGTAAGTGGTATTTTTAAAAGTAAAATTTCCAGTGTCTTCATATATTCCCATAAGTGCAATGGTTGCTTCATAATTGTTTAGTTTTATATTTTTTTTAAAAATATATTTTAAAATATTTGATGAATTAGAGCCTATAATATTTTTGAAAATTTTACCTTTTTTAATATCATTATTATTGGCGGAATGATGATCATAGATTATTATCTCTACATTTTTTTTATATATAATATTTTTAAAATTACCTATTCTATTTATATTTGAAGTATCTACTATTATTAATTTTGTAATTTCATTTAAATCAATATCTTTTATTTTTTCAATATTTAATATATCTTGATATAAATTAGCGATTTCTTTTACGTTTTTTGAAACATTTCCAGAAAATATAAGTTTTGCATTTGGATAAAGTTTTTTAGCTAAAATCATTGAGGCAAAACCGTCTAAATCAAGATGAATATGACTTGTAATTATTTCCATGAGTTACTCCTTGTATTTTTCAATAAAAACTTTGATTATATGCGCAGTTATTCCCCATATAGCACCGTGACTACTTTCATAAAGATATATATTTTTATGCACTTTTTTCCAAGGTTTATGATAAAATTTTGGTAATTTTAATTTAATACTCGGTAAAAGCCACACTTTTTTTCCATATTTTTTTATATAAGGTGAATGCCATGTTTGGATAGAATATTCTTTCATATTATTTTTTTTAAAAAAATTTGTTTCAACTAAAAATAGATATTCAACTTCTTCTTTTTGATGATTCAATTCATTAATAGATTTTATGTCTAAGTTAGCAGTAAAACATTCTATATAGAGTTTTGAATCGATAAAAGTACCAAAATATTCTATATTTTTTATTTTTTCTTTTTTAATGCCAGTTTCTTCAATAGTTTCTCTTATTGCAGTATCTTTAAAATTTTTATCTAAAATTTTATCATATTGACCACCAGGAAATGATATTTCACTTCCTTGTCGAATATTCTTAGCTCTTTTTTGGAATAAAAAATATTTTTTATTATTAATTGTAACAATAGGAATAAGGATTGCAGCTTTAAAATATTCTTCAAATCCAATTATATTCATATAATCTCCTTTAATATATTTAAAACAAGTTCAATGTTTAATTCAGAAGATGAGAAATTAATTCTGTTATTATTTCCACCGCCTTTAATGTTATATTTAGATTTTATTACATCAAATAAAGATTTACAATTAAAGTTATCAGAAAATATAGTGAAGTTATTATTTTCAGATGAAATTAAAATATAATTATTTAAAATATATTTTTTTAAAAATGGATTAATATTATTTATAGCCTTATTAATAATAATTAATTGATAGTCATTAAAAAATATTTTTTTACTTAATTCGTGAGATAATTTTAACTCTATAATTTCATTTTTTAAATTATTATTTTCATTTTTTAAAGATTTAATATTATTTTTTAGATCGATAATTTTTTCATTTATTTCAAATGATTGACTACT carries:
- a CDS encoding CBS domain-containing protein, which gives rise to MEIITSHIHLDLDGFASMILAKKLYPNAKLIFSGNVSKNVKEIANLYQDILNIEKIKDIDLNEITKLIIVDTSNINRIGNFKNIIYKKNVEIIIYDHHSANNNDIKKGKIFKNIIGSNSSNILKYIFKKNIKLNNYEATIALMGIYEDTGNFTFKNTTYEDMYFASKLLKFGANLDMVLEFVNKNLQTNEFELFLNFLNSGETIDHYSHKIFITKIIGNKFHKNLDVIANKIMDIKDCDACFLLYSYDNNISIIARSTSKSIKLDEILKKFNGGGHSEAASGFLRNVNINEIFLDLKNEISNFIPQNKTAKYIMSTPVKYVKPDAKIKDVHKIMIYFGYSGIPVIKDDTPIGIISRRDIDKAIHHGFSNAPVKAYMTSNIIISTPNTSIEDLKKIIIENEIGRVPIVENNKLIGIVTRTDILRNLYEQKFILKKPVEKNPKIININLLNKFPKEIIDIFNIIEKVSKHRNEKAYLVGGIVRDLILNIKNLDIDIVIEGDAIAFAKELNVFLNIKKIITHEKFKTAIIFLETGLNIDLASSRLEYYEYPTSLPTVSYSSIDKDLYRRDFTINAMALEIDYNNFGKLIDYYNGYYDLINKKIKILHNLSFIEDPTRIIRAIRFASRYNFDIESDTEKFLIQAVNDGFLNKISFDRLKNEIIKILKDKNPHKALNLFEKFNIFEKFNLNIIITPSTYNIFKKVLENKDEIIKNNVKPWQILLITLFRRLNSEDLKTIFHRFGFKNKFIRKISIGINERKIIVEKLKTANKNSKIYFLLNNIPLEIIYLIKYSYPEIENKINLYLNQLQNIVPIINGKILLKNGYTESKKIKNIIKHALELQLDNENYTIKEILKELHEKHI
- a CDS encoding SPL family radical SAM protein yields the protein MKKIYITKDIKNYEKGLKILEKIKNYNIVSSEEEFINIIKKKNLTYEEEKKYSLFTVKKGKFLKKYYLDKQLEGIKEEYYLSYENNCPFNCLYCYLRDYFNHGAFVFYVNITDMFYELDNFKKKNIMISCGIMNDSLVMDNLTNITSDLIKYFSKRKDLILEIRTKSNNINNLLKYPAKENILISFTFSPDTIIDKYELKTNNLKERVEAAKKLQSHGYNIGLRFDPIINIKNRTNEYTKMIDYIFNNLNTTRIKDIGIGTLRYKKGLRQKVLAEKNTDLFYNEFIIGIDGKERYFKKIRIDSYKEIISQIKKYGNFDIYLGMEPKYIWDEVF
- the holA gene encoding DNA polymerase III subunit delta encodes the protein MFYILTGDYSIELEYNKLIKKNNYPIITFDATQKEDFENFLQKISTNNMFGNNETIILKRAEKLSKLSNFIKTISNFNILNKIVIILINKKLTAKQIKECESFAKVIIGETKNEKDFYINYIKNELKISTNDAFKLTEMIGHDIYKIKNEIEKIKNYFYEEEFYIEKAKNIISINEEYNSFEAIENLLLGNPNEVYKMINKDKSHMLILYTLTKEFQNILKLTLLINEGKIINTNNYNKFKNSYENNKYLFNNTHPYSVFKKLKYINKYTISSIKEILKEILITEANIKNGLIKDDIAIELLIKKVVIKYENNK
- a CDS encoding DMT family transporter; translated protein: MNIIPLIIGSLVTIMLTLNSMLSQKYGNLLALLIIHIIGFIVAVIIKIIKKEKFIKLHRYFFLGGVVGVTLIGLNNLVLLKLGPSLTVAITLISQMIFSTIIDYFGFFGFEKKKINREKIQSIFIIFIGILFLVIERG
- the trhA gene encoding PAQR family membrane homeostasis protein TrhA; this encodes MKIINNFSKEEEISHSITHAIGAIISVVGFIFLMIKAYIIKDTLHTVSYIIFGLSLINLYTMSSIYHAFPKGKSKKIFEKFDHISIYFLIAGSYTPFCLILLNNKIGWTIFIIQWIFVLIGTIFKSIWVHKYVGFATIIYIIMGWMIVFSIKPLLPVLSINGFIFLTIGGIFYTLGTIFFAFRLFKYHHTVWHIFVLFGSIFHYLTIYFYV
- a CDS encoding DMT family transporter, with translation MYFLLAFLVGVLVLLSIIINSKLANCMGMYSSMIITYFISIIILLVSMIFFNKNIVVDFSIDNFYIYLGGALGIIVLFLSNNIVGKIPAVNMTIFIIVGQLITAFIIELIMYNNFEIKKVLGNLIILYGIKKLPRK
- the rnmV gene encoding ribonuclease M5, which translates into the protein MSKLNIEDIIVVEGKDDISAVKRAVNAEVIAVHGYSVHKNNSLDKIKKASEKKEIIILTDPDFAGEKIRKIIESQIPNVKHAYITRKEGRKNNNIGVENASPEAIITALKNAKFKINTNENVFTINDIIDNGLSGKIDSKERRDKLGKILRIGYCNAKQFLNRLNSFGITRLEFEKAIDKLKS
- a CDS encoding pyridoxal phosphate-dependent aminotransferase: MISNEINKNMQNSSWIRKMFEEGERLAKIHGKENIYDYSIGNPFAEPPIEVINSLIKHSSEKGVHRYMSNAGFLDVRKTMANEINKNIIDKKLSYEHVVMTCGAAGALNTVLRAILNPGEEVIVFTPYFVEYGFYIQNHNGIMVTINNEKTNFQPNLDELKKKITKKTKAIIINSPNNPTGVVYKENILKEMSLVIKEKEEEFNSKIFIISDEPYSKIVYNNIKIPNILNIFENGIIVNSFSKSLGLAGERIGYIAVNPKIENVSILMNALIFCNRTLGFGNAPALAQKAVADGINSSVNIADYQEKRDFLYDNLTRLGFTMVNPEGTFYLFPKSPIKNDIEFVKFATKYNILLVPGSGFGCPGYFRMSYCVDFNMIKRSISAFEKMAKDLNLIK
- a CDS encoding NUDIX hydrolase; translation: MNIIGFEEYFKAAILIPIVTINNKKYFLFQKRAKNIRQGSEISFPGGQYDKILDKNFKDTAIRETIEETGIKKEKIKNIEYFGTFIDSKLYIECFTANLDIKSINELNHQKEEVEYLFLVETNFFKKNNMKEYSIQTWHSPYIKKYGKKVWLLPSIKLKLPKFYHKPWKKVHKNIYLYESSHGAIWGITAHIIKVFIEKYKE